A genome region from Schlesneria paludicola DSM 18645 includes the following:
- a CDS encoding leucine-rich repeat domain-containing protein: MLAHVRSILMAALLFSSVAIAETNNDESKAFAKILLLGGHIRRDEALPGRPVTTIYFDGHGKFNEKHLNLLMPFSHLTTLVFSNFKSSQITSARLSDLSGLKNLTSLHFENTEISNEGIHELQELKNLTTLSLHTTHVTDAGLRNLREVSKLTTLSLSGNSISDDGFKELGELKHLSSLSLRLENIDDVQLDEISKLENLKTLSLHVPSITDSELKQLRTVKNLTKLFLINSKITDAGLKPLLDLKNLTDLDLSSTQITDAGLKEIGQLENLTSLYLEGCGGITDVGFRELRNIKNLKRLALARCGITDLGMKGLGQLKSLELLDLSRTPITDHGIQEIGGLTNLSTLWLLGSNITDLGLREINGLENLKELYLKSAFITDAGMKELGKFHNMNMLHLIQCDGITDAGLKELRDLKKLSMFELYGCRNVTDAGIDELKEHKQLTILNVGATQVTVSGVNKLKELLPDTQILK; the protein is encoded by the coding sequence ATGCTCGCTCACGTTCGATCGATTCTGATGGCGGCATTGCTTTTCTCCTCCGTCGCCATCGCCGAGACAAACAACGACGAATCCAAGGCATTTGCAAAAATCCTGCTTCTGGGCGGCCACATCAGGCGAGATGAAGCATTGCCGGGGCGACCCGTGACGACCATTTATTTTGACGGACACGGGAAATTCAACGAAAAGCATCTGAATCTTCTGATGCCATTCTCGCATCTGACGACTCTGGTCTTTAGCAATTTCAAGAGCTCTCAAATCACCAGCGCCAGGTTGAGTGATCTCAGCGGACTCAAGAATCTGACATCCCTTCACTTCGAAAACACCGAGATCTCGAACGAAGGGATCCACGAACTGCAGGAATTAAAAAATCTGACGACGTTATCTCTTCATACGACCCATGTTACCGACGCCGGATTACGTAACCTTCGCGAGGTCTCGAAGCTGACCACATTGTCGCTGAGCGGGAACTCGATCAGTGACGATGGATTCAAGGAACTTGGCGAACTGAAACATCTCTCGTCGCTGTCACTGCGGCTTGAGAACATTGATGACGTGCAGTTGGATGAAATCAGTAAGCTCGAAAATCTAAAGACGCTGAGTCTTCACGTTCCTTCGATTACCGACTCTGAACTCAAACAATTGAGGACCGTCAAGAACCTGACGAAGCTTTTTCTGATCAATTCGAAGATCACGGATGCGGGGCTTAAGCCACTTCTGGACCTCAAAAACCTGACGGACCTTGATCTCTCTAGTACACAAATCACGGATGCCGGACTCAAGGAGATCGGACAACTCGAGAACTTGACCAGTCTCTATCTTGAGGGTTGCGGCGGAATTACGGATGTCGGATTTCGGGAACTCCGAAACATCAAGAATCTCAAGAGGCTCGCACTCGCACGCTGTGGGATCACGGATCTCGGCATGAAAGGGCTTGGCCAGCTCAAGAGTCTGGAGTTACTTGATCTCTCGCGCACGCCAATCACTGATCATGGCATTCAAGAAATCGGCGGGCTGACGAACTTATCGACGCTTTGGCTTCTCGGATCGAACATCACAGATCTTGGATTGAGAGAGATCAACGGTCTCGAAAATCTGAAGGAACTCTATCTGAAGTCGGCTTTCATCACCGACGCCGGAATGAAGGAGCTTGGAAAATTTCACAACATGAACATGCTCCATCTCATTCAATGCGACGGCATCACGGACGCGGGATTGAAAGAACTTCGGGACCTGAAAAAACTCTCGATGTTCGAACTCTATGGTTGTCGAAACGTGACCGATGCTGGAATTGATGAGCTCAAAGAACACAAGCAATTGACGATTCTGAATGTCGGCGCGACGCAAGTCACCGTTTCGGGAGTCAATAAACTAAAGGAGCTTCTGCCCGATACACAAATTCTAAAATGA
- a CDS encoding DUF7336 domain-containing protein: protein MEIPSSVFLVQHLHIHDGGEECVKMVGVYESRRAAQEAVGRVASQLGFRDMPKIIEENSPTYLDESGFYISEYEIGKDHWTEGFVTEKF from the coding sequence ATGGAAATTCCTTCGTCGGTCTTTCTTGTTCAACATCTCCACATTCACGACGGTGGCGAAGAGTGCGTGAAGATGGTTGGCGTTTATGAATCACGACGAGCGGCCCAGGAAGCTGTCGGTCGTGTTGCAAGCCAACTTGGCTTTCGAGATATGCCAAAGATCATTGAAGAGAATTCACCAACTTACCTCGACGAATCCGGATTTTACATTTCCGAGTACGAAATCGGGAAAGATCACTGGACTGAGGGGTTTGTGACAGAGAAATTCTAA
- the rimO gene encoding 30S ribosomal protein S12 methylthiotransferase RimO, translating into MTQLPIIGDADTQINIPNPSGGTSKGTYAFVSLGCPKNLVDSEKMLGTLALDGYSLVSEPDGADFVIVNTCGFIESSRAESKAVIREMLDLKKAGKTKGVIVAGCLPQRLGPALIDELPEIDHIVGVFGRDEINRVADHLIGGAREQRELFRPAPLKAMDDRARLRITPQHYAYLKISEGCDRTCTFCSIPKMRGKHITKPIEMVIAEAQELAKDGVRELNLVAQDTTYYGLDLYGKVRLVDLIKELDQVEGIDWIRLMYLYPVHFTDELIGAIQDSPKVIPYLDMPLQHINDQVLKRMQRRVNRNQTEELVRKLRDRVDGLVMRTTFVVGFPGETDAQFEELKQFVEEAQFERMGVFPYSLEPDTPAVKLDGHLPEEVKLARRDELMALQQAIAFEYGDSLVGNEIDVLIDEQLEEGIWVGRGYMDAPEIDGAVFVSGQDLQPGMFVPVDIVQRKDYDLVAVAIEDEDA; encoded by the coding sequence ATGACACAACTCCCAATTATCGGTGACGCCGATACTCAAATTAATATTCCAAACCCCTCTGGAGGCACCTCCAAGGGCACTTACGCCTTCGTGTCGCTCGGTTGCCCTAAAAACCTGGTCGATAGTGAGAAAATGCTGGGCACCCTGGCGCTGGACGGGTATTCCCTGGTCAGCGAGCCGGACGGGGCCGATTTTGTCATCGTGAATACCTGCGGGTTTATTGAAAGCTCGCGTGCCGAATCCAAGGCCGTCATCCGCGAAATGCTCGACCTGAAAAAAGCGGGCAAGACCAAGGGCGTCATCGTGGCGGGCTGCCTGCCACAGCGATTGGGTCCGGCACTGATCGATGAACTGCCCGAAATCGATCACATCGTCGGCGTGTTTGGCCGCGATGAAATCAATCGCGTCGCCGACCACCTGATCGGGGGAGCCCGCGAACAGCGAGAACTGTTCCGTCCAGCACCGCTCAAAGCGATGGACGATCGCGCTCGATTGCGAATCACGCCACAGCACTACGCCTACCTCAAAATCTCGGAAGGGTGCGATCGCACCTGTACGTTCTGCTCGATTCCGAAAATGCGCGGCAAACACATCACCAAGCCGATCGAGATGGTGATCGCCGAAGCGCAGGAACTGGCCAAAGACGGGGTGCGCGAGCTGAATCTCGTCGCCCAGGACACCACCTATTACGGACTGGACCTGTACGGCAAAGTCCGGCTGGTGGATCTGATCAAGGAATTGGATCAGGTCGAAGGAATCGACTGGATTCGGTTGATGTACCTGTATCCCGTTCATTTCACCGACGAGCTGATTGGTGCGATTCAAGATTCGCCCAAGGTCATCCCGTACCTCGATATGCCGCTGCAGCACATCAATGACCAGGTGCTGAAACGGATGCAGCGACGCGTGAATCGCAACCAAACCGAAGAACTTGTCCGCAAGCTGCGTGACCGCGTTGATGGCTTGGTCATGCGGACGACGTTCGTCGTGGGATTCCCAGGCGAAACCGACGCTCAATTTGAAGAACTGAAGCAGTTCGTCGAGGAAGCTCAGTTCGAACGCATGGGGGTCTTCCCGTATTCGCTCGAACCCGACACCCCGGCCGTCAAGCTGGATGGGCATTTGCCCGAAGAGGTCAAACTGGCGCGTCGTGACGAACTGATGGCACTGCAACAGGCCATCGCGTTTGAATATGGCGATTCGCTGGTCGGCAATGAGATCGACGTCCTGATCGACGAACAGCTCGAAGAGGGAATCTGGGTCGGACGCGGCTACATGGACGCACCAGAAATCGACGGCGCCGTCTTTGTCAGTGGCCAGGATCTGCAGCCCGGAATGTTCGTTCCTGTCGATATCGTCCAACGCAAAGACTATGACCTGGTCGCCGTCGCAATCGAGGACGAAGACGCCTGA
- a CDS encoding prolyl oligopeptidase family serine peptidase: MKRLAMGCVCFIAITLIAAAGEKMKYPETKQGTVVDELHGVKVADPYRWLEDDVRESKEVADWVAAENLITSEYLATIPRRTAIKQRLTELWNYEKYGVPFKAGDNYFYFKNDGLQNQAALYKQTTLDAESTVLIDPNTWTKDGTVALGAISFSDDGRYVAYSVAESGSDWNTWRILEVATGRLLTDELKWVKFSEATWTPDCKGFFYGRYDEPPAGEAFQKTNLNQQLFYHRVGTDQADDVLVYKRPDEPTWGFGKHVTEDGRYLVINIWKGTDDKYRIVYKDLSEPYGMPIDLIENFDHEYTFIGNEGPHLFFQTDLDAPRKRIISIDVRKPTVVRELVPQAHETLISVGVIANMFVTTYLKDAKTQVKIFSLDGQFVREVEFPGIGAASGFSGKRTETETFYSFSSFATPPTIFRYDMLTGKSTQLRQASVPFNPADYTVEQVFYPSKDGTKIPMFITYKKGLKRDGTNPTLLYGYGGFSISLVPIFSVARVGWLEMGGIFAMPNLRGGGEYGEAWHQGGTKQNKQNVFDDFIAAGEWLIAQKYTSTPKLAIQGGSNGGLLVGACMTQRPDLFGACLPAVGVMDMLRFQKFTAGRFWVDDYGSADNADEFPALLAYSPYHNLKPGTRYPATLIMTADTDDRVVPGHSFKFAARLQQCQAGDAPVLIRIETRAGHGAGKPTAKLIEETADQWSFLAKVFGMK, translated from the coding sequence ATGAAACGTCTTGCCATGGGATGCGTCTGTTTCATCGCCATCACCCTCATTGCTGCCGCAGGTGAAAAAATGAAGTATCCAGAGACGAAGCAGGGGACGGTGGTCGATGAACTGCACGGCGTGAAAGTCGCCGATCCTTATCGCTGGCTCGAAGACGATGTCCGCGAATCCAAAGAAGTGGCCGACTGGGTCGCCGCCGAGAATTTGATCACATCCGAATACCTCGCAACGATTCCCCGGCGCACTGCGATCAAACAGCGATTGACGGAACTCTGGAACTACGAAAAGTATGGTGTTCCCTTCAAGGCCGGTGACAACTACTTCTACTTCAAAAACGATGGTCTGCAGAATCAGGCCGCCCTCTACAAGCAGACCACGCTCGACGCCGAGTCCACTGTTCTGATCGACCCGAACACCTGGACCAAAGATGGAACGGTGGCGCTTGGCGCCATCTCTTTCAGCGACGATGGACGCTATGTCGCCTATAGCGTTGCGGAGTCGGGGTCTGACTGGAACACCTGGCGAATTCTGGAAGTCGCCACAGGGCGATTGCTGACGGACGAATTGAAGTGGGTTAAGTTCAGTGAAGCCACCTGGACGCCGGATTGCAAAGGCTTCTTTTACGGACGATATGACGAACCGCCAGCCGGAGAGGCATTTCAGAAGACAAACCTGAATCAGCAACTGTTCTACCACCGCGTCGGAACCGATCAGGCAGACGATGTGCTGGTCTACAAGCGTCCAGACGAACCCACCTGGGGTTTCGGGAAGCATGTCACCGAAGATGGACGCTATCTGGTGATCAACATCTGGAAGGGGACCGACGACAAGTATCGCATCGTCTACAAAGACCTGAGCGAACCGTACGGAATGCCGATCGATCTAATCGAAAACTTCGATCACGAATACACGTTCATCGGCAACGAAGGACCGCACCTGTTCTTTCAGACGGATCTCGACGCCCCACGCAAGCGAATCATCTCGATTGACGTCCGCAAGCCAACCGTCGTCCGTGAACTGGTTCCTCAAGCCCATGAAACGCTCATCAGTGTCGGTGTCATCGCGAATATGTTCGTGACCACGTATCTCAAAGACGCCAAGACGCAAGTGAAGATATTTTCGCTGGATGGCCAGTTCGTTCGCGAAGTGGAATTCCCAGGTATCGGCGCGGCGAGCGGATTCAGCGGGAAGCGAACCGAGACCGAGACTTTCTATTCATTCTCAAGCTTCGCGACACCGCCCACGATCTTTCGTTACGACATGCTGACCGGAAAGAGCACTCAACTGCGGCAGGCGAGCGTCCCCTTCAATCCGGCAGATTACACCGTCGAGCAAGTGTTCTATCCCAGCAAGGATGGAACGAAGATCCCGATGTTCATCACTTACAAGAAAGGCTTGAAACGGGACGGCACAAACCCGACGCTGCTCTACGGCTATGGTGGGTTCTCCATTTCGCTCGTCCCCATATTCTCAGTCGCACGCGTCGGATGGCTGGAAATGGGTGGGATCTTCGCGATGCCCAACCTGCGTGGCGGTGGTGAGTACGGGGAAGCATGGCATCAGGGTGGAACCAAGCAGAACAAACAGAATGTGTTCGATGACTTTATCGCGGCAGGCGAATGGTTGATCGCGCAGAAATACACCAGCACGCCAAAGCTGGCGATCCAGGGCGGTAGCAACGGAGGCTTGCTGGTCGGTGCCTGTATGACTCAGCGGCCTGATCTGTTTGGCGCGTGCCTTCCCGCGGTCGGCGTGATGGACATGCTGCGTTTCCAGAAATTCACCGCAGGTCGCTTCTGGGTCGACGACTATGGCAGCGCCGACAACGCGGATGAGTTTCCAGCACTGTTGGCATACTCGCCTTATCACAACCTAAAACCGGGCACGCGTTATCCCGCAACACTGATCATGACAGCCGATACCGACGATCGCGTGGTCCCCGGCCATAGCTTCAAGTTCGCAGCTCGCTTGCAGCAATGCCAGGCAGGCGATGCACCCGTGTTGATTCGCATTGAAACACGCGCCGGTCACGGGGCAGGCAAGCCCACTGCCAAGTTGATCGAAGAAACCGCCGACCAGTGGTCGTTCCTCGCAAAGGTGTTCGGGATGAAGTAA
- a CDS encoding YiiX/YebB-like N1pC/P60 family cysteine hydrolase codes for MWSVFIACTLTCSGANADPETPPPPGPVMAAVNQTAQTGTLIFSRGDCLAVKVFSQSSYTHVGGVVVRDGQAIVYDSMNGQGVRKTPLAEYLRQQTPSTVHLVHPKTPLTQEQATAYETHLESQLGRKYAVKHHLTGRRCEGLHCAEYMTDALMAASMMTAKQPPRVSPGSLLEGVLTADVYVDGTRMELKLESPPQPEGLSWYQRAWRSTSTCCTGSATQMRRWILCR; via the coding sequence ATGTGGTCGGTTTTCATTGCTTGTACTCTGACGTGCAGCGGCGCTAACGCAGACCCTGAGACACCTCCGCCGCCCGGACCTGTAATGGCGGCCGTGAATCAAACGGCGCAGACCGGGACACTGATCTTCAGTCGCGGCGACTGCCTCGCGGTGAAAGTCTTTTCACAAAGCTCCTACACGCACGTGGGCGGCGTCGTTGTGCGTGACGGACAGGCGATCGTTTACGACAGCATGAACGGGCAGGGGGTCAGGAAAACTCCACTGGCCGAGTATCTGCGACAACAGACGCCCAGTACCGTCCACTTGGTGCACCCCAAGACGCCGCTCACGCAAGAACAGGCCACCGCCTACGAGACTCATCTGGAGAGCCAGTTGGGGCGCAAGTATGCCGTCAAACATCATCTGACAGGTCGGCGTTGTGAGGGTCTTCACTGTGCGGAATACATGACCGACGCGCTGATGGCGGCCTCAATGATGACTGCGAAACAGCCACCGCGCGTGTCGCCGGGAAGCCTACTCGAAGGCGTGTTGACCGCCGATGTGTACGTCGATGGCACCCGCATGGAGTTGAAGCTGGAGTCGCCACCGCAGCCTGAAGGTCTCAGTTGGTATCAGCGAGCATGGCGCAGTACTTCGACCTGTTGCACGGGCAGCGCAACCCAGATGCGACGCTGGATTCTGTGCCGCTAG
- a CDS encoding phospholipid scramblase-related protein: protein MLLDRQTFLVKERAELMRLTDRYDIFDPETGEPIGFAEEKISGFAKLLRLVISKQLIPTTIVVQEDEASEPVITIKRGLTLLRSKVDVIDKNQTPVGFFKSKLFSLGGGFTVHNAAGEQIANVQGNWKGWDFKLLDMSGQELGRVNKKWAGAIKEIFTSADNYMISLSDEVGSNPGLAALLLAAGLAIDIVFKEANT from the coding sequence ATGCTGCTTGATCGTCAGACGTTTTTGGTCAAGGAACGCGCCGAGCTCATGAGACTCACAGATCGATATGACATCTTTGACCCTGAAACGGGCGAACCGATTGGGTTCGCTGAAGAGAAGATCAGTGGTTTTGCGAAGCTGTTGCGACTGGTGATCAGCAAGCAATTGATTCCAACAACCATCGTCGTTCAAGAGGATGAAGCATCCGAACCCGTCATCACCATCAAGCGCGGCCTGACGCTGCTTCGATCGAAAGTCGACGTAATCGACAAGAACCAGACGCCAGTGGGTTTCTTCAAGAGCAAGCTGTTCTCGCTTGGCGGGGGCTTCACGGTTCACAACGCCGCAGGTGAACAGATCGCCAACGTTCAAGGGAACTGGAAGGGCTGGGACTTCAAACTTCTCGATATGTCGGGTCAAGAACTGGGGCGCGTCAATAAGAAATGGGCCGGGGCGATCAAAGAGATTTTTACGTCCGCGGATAACTATATGATTTCCTTGAGCGACGAAGTCGGCAGCAACCCGGGGCTCGCGGCACTGTTACTGGCGGCGGGGCTCGCAATCGACATCGTCTTCAAGGAAGCCAATACGTGA
- a CDS encoding peroxiredoxin family protein — protein sequence MNLTLTGLVLWMAATDLPVGTELHYAGTLSQSAKAGGAEVKSFTLYATVATAQDGSTPLAYALEERGGGGWGWPEHFGVIPAAVDAKAKSRPIRILYSHDGQQYPLAIRSPLFEFREHLAPQSTWSDGKYQYTTTRSRKFKDRSCVQIEATTPLGRNQTLIVESETGLLVSLDERVIIGRGDEFQLKMELDSQTLLEADGQAKNRKPLESLLVLQTSLNRTGGQRSVELTNDQADLLKNELPRIEDEAEGTGWTRLVAAISRDLTQQRKRLDGVEGLQSKLVGHPCPAWTLKLTNGKTVTEADYQDKVLVLHFWQYRGEPLTEPYGQVGYLDFLYGKRKKLGVSVLGVNIDPRFANPQQASAATRSMKALLDFMRLGYDMATDDGTILTTFGDPRSLGAPLPLWIVIGHDGRITHYHTGFYDIKPDEGLKQLDEAVVEALRRQKAK from the coding sequence GTGAATTTGACACTCACAGGTCTGGTGCTCTGGATGGCCGCCACCGACCTTCCGGTCGGAACGGAACTGCACTACGCTGGAACGCTCAGTCAATCCGCGAAAGCGGGCGGCGCCGAAGTGAAGTCGTTCACGCTATATGCCACTGTCGCCACAGCCCAGGATGGCAGTACCCCGCTGGCCTACGCACTCGAAGAACGGGGTGGCGGAGGTTGGGGGTGGCCCGAGCATTTCGGTGTGATCCCCGCTGCGGTGGACGCGAAGGCCAAGTCGCGACCGATTCGAATCCTCTACTCGCATGACGGGCAGCAATATCCTCTAGCGATTCGTTCGCCCCTTTTCGAGTTTCGCGAGCATCTCGCACCGCAGTCGACCTGGTCCGATGGCAAGTACCAATATACCACCACCCGATCACGGAAATTTAAGGATCGAAGTTGCGTTCAGATCGAGGCCACGACACCGCTGGGTCGAAATCAGACGCTGATTGTCGAATCCGAAACCGGGCTTCTCGTGTCGCTCGACGAACGTGTGATCATCGGCCGGGGGGATGAATTCCAACTAAAGATGGAGTTGGATTCGCAGACACTGCTTGAGGCGGACGGTCAGGCCAAGAACCGGAAGCCGCTCGAATCGCTGCTCGTCCTGCAGACTTCACTGAATCGTACTGGGGGACAAAGGAGTGTCGAACTGACGAACGATCAGGCCGACCTTCTGAAGAACGAGTTGCCGCGAATCGAGGACGAAGCAGAAGGCACCGGGTGGACTCGGTTGGTTGCCGCGATTTCCCGTGATTTGACGCAGCAGCGCAAGCGGCTGGATGGTGTCGAAGGGCTGCAGAGCAAGCTGGTCGGGCATCCCTGCCCTGCCTGGACTTTAAAGCTGACGAATGGCAAGACGGTTACGGAAGCAGACTATCAGGACAAAGTCCTGGTGCTTCATTTCTGGCAATATCGCGGCGAGCCATTGACCGAGCCATACGGTCAAGTGGGCTATCTGGACTTCCTCTATGGGAAGCGTAAGAAGCTGGGCGTGTCGGTGCTGGGGGTGAATATTGACCCGCGATTCGCCAATCCGCAGCAGGCATCCGCAGCGACGCGTTCGATGAAAGCTCTCTTGGATTTCATGCGGCTTGGTTATGACATGGCCACCGATGATGGAACGATCCTGACGACGTTCGGCGATCCACGGTCATTGGGGGCTCCCCTGCCCCTTTGGATTGTCATCGGACACGACGGTCGGATCACCCACTACCATACCGGCTTCTATGACATTAAGCCGGACGAGGGGTTGAAGCAGCTTGACGAGGCGGTAGTTGAAGCACTCAGGCGACAGAAGGCCAAGTAG
- a CDS encoding efflux RND transporter periplasmic adaptor subunit, which produces MIRTDRWFAGIAVALAGTTVGALPVFAQASLPIAAAGDQIVIKREACRVVEPHKFRVPLATEALQTVTLVAPFDGTIKQVSAKTNAKVQAQSDVVRLETAHQKLLLARAQAALKLAAVELRQAGKEDASVEMAQARVDLAQVDVDLAKLALDQAMVRMPFAGEVQRILVSEGQFVRAGDPLAVVADSRMIKVEIPVERSAAENGKPYAFKIEQAEVEGKIDAVLPLPSKFDSLRELFDSIASVQVVIDNAGGKFKVGQTVYVPLIPRQPVVEVPNSAVGNSPEGHRKVQVVRQLIVRDIPVTLLGQVGSTRVFVSGPFADGDEVIYETSHQLGDAFQLKPSGATTASVTPSTNGQPASSPTAKPTTTPAPTTPKQVGF; this is translated from the coding sequence ATGATCCGAACCGATCGGTGGTTCGCAGGCATTGCCGTTGCCCTGGCGGGAACGACAGTTGGCGCTCTTCCTGTTTTCGCCCAGGCCAGCCTTCCCATCGCCGCCGCAGGCGATCAGATCGTCATCAAGCGGGAAGCGTGTCGCGTCGTCGAACCTCATAAGTTCCGAGTGCCTCTCGCGACGGAAGCCCTTCAAACGGTCACGCTGGTGGCCCCCTTCGACGGCACGATCAAGCAGGTCTCCGCGAAAACCAATGCCAAGGTCCAGGCTCAAAGTGATGTGGTCCGGCTGGAAACGGCTCATCAGAAATTGCTGCTCGCTCGAGCTCAGGCTGCATTGAAACTCGCGGCTGTCGAATTAAGGCAAGCGGGAAAGGAAGACGCGTCCGTCGAAATGGCACAGGCCCGGGTCGACCTGGCCCAAGTCGATGTTGATCTCGCGAAATTGGCTCTCGATCAAGCGATGGTTCGAATGCCATTTGCGGGCGAAGTGCAACGAATTCTCGTTTCCGAAGGCCAGTTCGTCAGAGCAGGGGACCCACTCGCCGTCGTCGCCGACAGTCGCATGATAAAAGTGGAAATTCCCGTCGAACGATCCGCGGCAGAGAATGGCAAGCCATACGCATTCAAGATCGAGCAAGCCGAAGTGGAAGGGAAGATCGATGCGGTACTGCCCTTGCCTTCGAAGTTCGACAGCTTGCGTGAACTGTTCGATTCAATCGCGTCCGTTCAGGTCGTCATCGACAATGCCGGCGGCAAATTCAAAGTTGGGCAAACCGTCTACGTCCCATTGATTCCGCGACAGCCCGTTGTGGAAGTCCCAAATTCGGCAGTGGGCAATTCGCCAGAAGGGCATCGCAAGGTACAGGTTGTTCGACAATTGATCGTGCGCGATATTCCGGTGACACTGCTCGGCCAAGTCGGTTCAACACGTGTGTTTGTCAGCGGCCCATTTGCTGACGGGGACGAGGTGATCTACGAAACATCGCATCAACTTGGCGACGCGTTTCAGCTCAAGCCTTCAGGAGCCACCACGGCGTCTGTCACTCCGTCAACAAACGGCCAACCCGCAAGTTCGCCAACGGCAAAACCGACGACAACGCCTGCCCCGACAACACCAAAGCAGGTGGGCTTCTGA
- a CDS encoding serine/threonine protein kinase, which translates to MAEEEPLIIDEQYQFVMNVASGSSSMVWEVVEKTSGRHLAMKVLKKEVPEFKENKSKMKREGEILKSLEHPMIVKFEKFSSNRDYTYILMEYFRAANLKIQIKADLNKIHLKARPLMEGVCSALSHVHQKGYIHRDIKPDNVLMNRAGEIRLCDFSLSSKEVKGFGALFAGKMKTIQGTRTYIAPETIRRRQPTQKTDLYSLGILFFELLTGRTPFQAPSPELLLEKHLKTEPPNPSEFNPNVSPEMDRIVARLLKKKPADRPANVDEVLAELRRIRLFKEDIVDAEAHKKANEDNDAIAMLSEIRLDSRADAKLKVMIETNPEFARKFEIEKQEKAAKKKREMDLLKGRIQHAEGVEATRKANSPNAPAAAPPASAPAQPVYAPQPMPMPMPMQGYPPGYPAFPPGYAPYPQGGMPPGMMPGMPQYPPQPGMGYPQGMPQMPIQPAPPQPRPAAPPAGAAPP; encoded by the coding sequence ATGGCCGAAGAAGAACCACTGATTATCGACGAACAATATCAGTTCGTCATGAACGTCGCTTCCGGAAGCTCCAGCATGGTCTGGGAAGTCGTGGAAAAAACATCGGGCCGCCACTTGGCGATGAAAGTCCTGAAGAAGGAAGTGCCTGAATTCAAGGAAAACAAGTCAAAGATGAAGCGCGAGGGTGAGATCCTCAAGTCGCTTGAACATCCAATGATCGTCAAGTTCGAGAAGTTCTCGTCAAATCGAGACTACACCTACATCCTGATGGAGTACTTCCGGGCCGCCAATCTGAAGATTCAGATCAAGGCAGACCTGAATAAGATTCACCTGAAGGCACGCCCGCTGATGGAAGGTGTCTGCTCGGCGCTGTCCCACGTGCATCAAAAGGGATACATCCATCGCGATATCAAGCCGGATAACGTCTTGATGAATCGGGCAGGGGAGATCCGACTGTGCGACTTCTCGCTCTCGTCAAAAGAGGTGAAGGGATTCGGGGCTCTGTTTGCGGGAAAGATGAAAACCATCCAGGGTACCCGGACGTATATCGCCCCCGAAACAATCCGCCGCAGACAGCCCACCCAAAAGACAGACCTTTACAGCCTGGGAATTCTGTTTTTTGAACTTTTGACCGGCCGAACCCCATTTCAAGCCCCTTCCCCTGAACTGCTGCTGGAAAAGCACCTGAAGACGGAACCGCCGAATCCTTCGGAGTTCAACCCGAACGTCAGTCCCGAGATGGACCGAATTGTCGCAAGGCTGTTGAAAAAGAAGCCTGCAGATCGACCGGCGAATGTCGACGAGGTTTTGGCTGAACTCCGACGAATCCGCCTTTTCAAAGAGGATATTGTCGATGCCGAAGCGCACAAGAAGGCTAACGAAGACAACGATGCAATCGCCATGTTGTCTGAAATCCGCCTCGATAGTCGCGCGGACGCAAAGCTGAAGGTGATGATTGAAACCAATCCCGAGTTCGCCAGGAAATTCGAGATTGAGAAACAGGAAAAAGCCGCAAAAAAGAAGCGGGAAATGGACCTCCTCAAGGGACGAATCCAGCACGCGGAAGGGGTCGAAGCCACCCGAAAAGCGAACTCACCAAACGCCCCGGCCGCGGCACCACCTGCTTCCGCGCCGGCACAGCCGGTTTACGCGCCCCAACCCATGCCAATGCCCATGCCAATGCAGGGGTATCCCCCAGGTTACCCTGCATTTCCCCCCGGCTATGCCCCCTACCCACAAGGCGGGATGCCGCCGGGAATGATGCCCGGAATGCCTCAATACCCGCCTCAACCTGGAATGGGCTATCCGCAAGGAATGCCGCAGATGCCAATACAGCCGGCGCCACCACAACCCAGACCGGCCGCTCCACCCGCAGGCGCAGCCCCGCCGG